Proteins encoded by one window of Streptacidiphilus sp. PB12-B1b:
- a CDS encoding phosphatase PAP2 family protein → MGEPERDHSGSTAVAAVRPGSVAPDGATRAAVSRPLRVRVLRGCLRPLIGHFRDPGRPRVWFELLLIGISYWIYSLVRNAVPEMEARAQRNAHSVWSLEQHLGIAYEDRINHAFNSVTWLITGINYDYATLHFIMTIGVLVWLFRSHPGRYAAARLALFVTTAIALFGYYFYPLAPPRLMTGGNFIDTVELHHTWGSMASGDMSQVSNQFAAMPSMHIGWSLWCGLTIAFLARRRWVKLLGLLYPLSTLMVIIASANHFFMDALAGAMCTLVGLAVSRLAYGRWAYAFPQRRETAEAAEAAAAGPADGPNPAEAPQTAGASQAPDAPTGEPVGDAGAQPKAAGAPPSAGTATDDRPKVSVHP, encoded by the coding sequence ATGGGGGAACCTGAGCGGGACCACAGCGGCAGTACGGCTGTCGCGGCGGTGCGCCCTGGTTCCGTCGCCCCCGACGGAGCCACACGTGCCGCTGTCAGCCGTCCGCTCCGGGTCCGCGTCCTGCGCGGTTGCCTGCGCCCGCTGATCGGGCACTTCCGCGATCCCGGGCGGCCCCGGGTCTGGTTCGAGCTGCTGCTGATCGGCATCAGCTACTGGATCTACTCGCTGGTCCGCAACGCCGTCCCGGAGATGGAGGCCCGCGCCCAGCGCAACGCGCACTCCGTCTGGAGCCTGGAACAGCACCTGGGCATCGCCTACGAGGACCGGATCAACCACGCCTTCAACTCGGTGACCTGGCTGATCACCGGCATCAACTACGACTACGCGACGCTGCACTTCATCATGACCATCGGCGTGCTGGTGTGGCTGTTCCGCAGCCATCCCGGCCGCTACGCCGCCGCCCGGCTGGCGCTGTTCGTGACCACGGCGATCGCACTGTTCGGCTACTACTTCTACCCGCTGGCGCCGCCCCGGCTGATGACCGGCGGGAACTTCATCGACACCGTCGAGCTGCACCACACCTGGGGGTCCATGGCCTCCGGCGACATGTCGCAGGTGTCCAACCAGTTCGCGGCGATGCCGTCGATGCACATCGGCTGGTCGCTGTGGTGCGGGCTGACCATCGCCTTCCTGGCCCGCAGGCGCTGGGTGAAGCTGCTCGGCCTGCTGTACCCGCTCAGCACGCTGATGGTGATCATCGCCAGCGCCAACCACTTCTTCATGGACGCGCTCGCCGGGGCCATGTGCACCCTCGTCGGCCTGGCCGTCTCCCGGCTGGCGTACGGCCGCTGGGCGTACGCCTTCCCGCAGCGCCGCGAGACCGCCGAGGCCGCGGAGGCAGCCGCCGCAGGCCCGGCCGACGGCCCGAACCCGGCCGAGGCTCCGCAGACCGCGGGGGCCTCGCAGGCCCCGGACGCCCCGACCGGGGAGCCGGTCGGGGACGCCGGGGCGCAGCCGAAGGCCGCCGGGGCGCCGCCGTCAGCCGGTACCGCGACCGACGACCGCCCCAAGGTGTCGGTTCACCCGTAG
- a CDS encoding cytochrome P450: MGEQPEADSLTLLGRSILQVNPPRHAVMRAPIAAVFTPRRVAALRPAVERSVHRLLDALEHAGESGRPVDFMEQFAYGLPVGVISELLGVPEGDRHRFRSLSHDLTIAFEFASTISDLSPADRAARELEAYFRALAAERRARPRDDLVSALVQLVDAQAGEAGEAAARMDDAELISNLVLLLVAGFETTTNLLGNGLALLFQHPGVRRALASGGLEASAFVDEVLRYDSPVQLTSRMALREGASVEGIAVPLYGEVLLLLGAANRDPARFHQPERFDPWRADNAPLSFGAGIHYCLGAMLARLEAAVAFPALLARFPALAPAAELSPRRHDRLLLRGYAELPVRTC; this comes from the coding sequence TTGGGCGAGCAGCCCGAAGCCGACTCGCTGACCCTGCTGGGGCGGTCGATACTCCAGGTCAACCCGCCCCGGCACGCCGTGATGCGGGCGCCGATCGCGGCGGTGTTCACCCCGCGCCGGGTCGCCGCGCTCCGCCCCGCCGTGGAACGCAGCGTGCACCGGCTCCTGGACGCCCTGGAGCACGCGGGGGAGTCCGGCCGTCCGGTGGACTTCATGGAGCAGTTCGCCTACGGGCTGCCGGTCGGGGTGATCAGCGAGCTCCTCGGGGTGCCGGAGGGCGACCGCCACCGCTTCCGCAGCCTGTCCCACGACCTGACCATCGCCTTCGAGTTCGCCTCCACTATCAGCGACCTCAGTCCGGCCGACCGCGCCGCCCGCGAGCTGGAGGCGTACTTCCGCGCACTGGCCGCCGAGCGCCGCGCCCGCCCGCGCGACGACCTGGTCAGCGCCCTGGTCCAGCTGGTCGACGCCCAGGCGGGGGAGGCGGGGGAGGCCGCCGCCCGGATGGACGACGCCGAGCTGATCAGCAACCTGGTGCTGCTGCTGGTCGCCGGCTTCGAGACCACCACCAACCTGCTGGGCAACGGCCTGGCACTGCTCTTCCAGCACCCCGGCGTACGCCGGGCCCTGGCCTCCGGCGGGCTGGAGGCGTCCGCCTTCGTGGACGAGGTGCTGCGCTACGACTCCCCGGTGCAGCTGACCTCGCGGATGGCGCTGCGCGAGGGGGCGAGCGTGGAGGGCATAGCGGTGCCGCTGTACGGGGAGGTCCTGCTGCTGCTCGGCGCGGCCAACCGCGATCCGGCGCGCTTCCACCAACCGGAGCGGTTCGACCCCTGGCGCGCCGACAACGCCCCGCTGAGCTTCGGCGCCGGCATCCACTACTGCCTGGGCGCCATGCTGGCCCGGCTGGAGGCGGCCGTCGCCTTCCCGGCCCTGCTCGCCCGCTTCCCGGCGCTGGCACCGGCGGCGGAGCTGTCGCCACGCCGGCACGACCGGCTGCTGCTGCGCGGCTACGCCGAGCTGCCCGTCCGCACCTGCTGA
- a CDS encoding bifunctional [glutamine synthetase] adenylyltransferase/[glutamine synthetase]-adenylyl-L-tyrosine phosphorylase: protein MNPATRLARRGFTDPEAAVRRLAEPALATHAADTVLIDALGATADPDLALLGLARLAEACAPADRHTLLDTLTTSKPLRDRLLSVLGASAALGDHLARHPHDWHALVTFEVRDIHPGPDEFLRTLRAHIWDDPSSGERADALRTGYRRCLLGIAARDLSGTTRLGQTAAELADLAGATLQAALAIACEEDPAAASACRLAVIAMGKCGGRELNYVSDVDVVFVAEPRHGDETPEHAADDATAVQAATRLAARLMRLCSDSTREGTIWPVDANLRPEGKNGPLVRTLASHLAYYQRWAKTWEFQALLKARPVAGDADLGQAYLDAVTPLVWSAADRDNFVQDVQQMRRRVVDAIPAAEVDRELKLGPGGLRDVEFSVQLLQLVHGRADQGLRSSTTLTALADLSAGGYVGRADAASLDEAYRFLRSMEHRIQLFQLRRTHLVPTAQEDLRRLGRSLGMRADPVNELVKEWRRHAREVRRLHEKLFYRPLLEAVARLGGEEAALTGGLTTGGEDGDRRSGLSAEAARTRLAALGYRDPADALRHLAALASGVSRRAALQRTLLPVMLGWFADSADPDAGLLNFRKVSDSLGSTPWYLRLLRDEGATAENLARILSSGRLAPDLLLRAPEAVALLGDSDGLQPRTHAALDREIQSAVGRAAGAPSAVAVARSVRRRELFRTAAADVLGRLQDGPEAAADALTGLNTATLAGALSACTAATERAAGEPLPTRLAVIGMGRFGGGELGYGSDADVMFVHDPLPGADETKAGNAARHVFEEVRRLLQLPSTEPPLLIDADLRPEGRQGPLVRSLASYAAYYRRWSKPWESQALLRARPVAGDAALGQAFVDLIDPLRYPADGLDEAELREIRRLKARVETERMPRGADPTTHTKLGPGGLADVEWTVQLLQLRHGHRIEGLRTTRTRAALAAAVAHGLIDPDAAADLDASWLQAGRVRNAVMLVRGRAGDSFPGDSRELAGVARYLGYGTGHAGQMVDDYRRCARRARVVVEEVFYG, encoded by the coding sequence ATCAACCCCGCCACCCGGCTGGCCCGGCGCGGCTTCACCGACCCCGAGGCCGCCGTCCGGCGCCTGGCCGAGCCCGCCCTGGCCACGCACGCCGCCGACACCGTGCTGATCGACGCCCTCGGCGCCACCGCCGACCCCGACCTGGCCCTGCTCGGCCTCGCCCGGCTGGCCGAGGCCTGCGCCCCCGCCGACCGGCACACCCTGCTGGACACGCTCACCACCAGCAAGCCGCTGCGCGACCGGCTGCTCAGCGTCCTCGGCGCCAGCGCCGCCCTCGGCGACCACCTCGCCCGGCACCCGCACGACTGGCACGCCCTGGTCACCTTCGAGGTCCGCGACATCCACCCCGGCCCGGACGAGTTCCTGCGCACCCTGCGCGCCCACATCTGGGACGACCCGTCCTCGGGAGAGCGCGCCGACGCCCTGCGCACCGGCTACCGCCGCTGCCTGCTGGGCATCGCCGCCCGCGACCTCTCCGGCACCACCCGGCTCGGCCAGACCGCCGCCGAGCTGGCCGACCTCGCCGGAGCCACCCTGCAGGCGGCCCTCGCCATCGCCTGCGAGGAGGACCCGGCCGCCGCCTCGGCCTGCCGGCTGGCCGTCATCGCCATGGGCAAGTGCGGCGGCCGGGAGCTCAACTACGTCTCCGACGTGGACGTCGTCTTCGTCGCCGAGCCGCGCCACGGCGACGAGACCCCCGAGCACGCCGCCGACGACGCCACCGCCGTCCAGGCCGCCACCCGGCTCGCCGCCCGACTGATGCGGCTGTGCTCCGACAGCACCCGCGAGGGCACCATCTGGCCGGTCGACGCCAACCTGCGCCCCGAGGGCAAGAACGGCCCGCTGGTGCGCACCCTCGCCAGCCACCTCGCCTACTACCAGCGCTGGGCCAAGACCTGGGAGTTCCAGGCCCTGCTCAAGGCCCGCCCGGTGGCCGGCGACGCCGACCTCGGCCAGGCGTACCTGGACGCGGTCACCCCGCTGGTGTGGAGCGCCGCCGACCGCGACAACTTCGTCCAGGACGTCCAGCAGATGCGCCGCCGGGTGGTGGACGCCATCCCCGCCGCCGAGGTCGACCGGGAGCTGAAGCTCGGCCCGGGCGGGCTGCGCGACGTCGAGTTCTCGGTGCAGCTGCTGCAGCTCGTCCACGGCCGCGCCGACCAGGGCCTGCGCAGCTCCACCACGCTGACCGCCCTGGCCGACCTCTCCGCCGGGGGCTACGTCGGCCGCGCCGACGCCGCCTCCCTGGACGAGGCGTACCGGTTCCTGCGCTCCATGGAGCACCGCATCCAGCTGTTCCAGCTGCGCCGCACCCACCTCGTCCCCACCGCGCAGGAGGACCTGCGCCGCCTCGGCCGCTCGCTGGGCATGCGCGCCGATCCGGTGAACGAGCTGGTCAAGGAGTGGCGGCGGCACGCCCGCGAGGTGCGCCGACTGCACGAGAAGCTGTTCTACCGCCCGCTGCTGGAGGCCGTCGCCCGACTCGGCGGCGAGGAGGCTGCGCTCACCGGCGGCCTGACCACGGGCGGCGAGGACGGCGACCGGCGCAGCGGCCTCAGCGCCGAGGCCGCCCGCACCCGGCTGGCCGCCCTCGGCTACCGCGACCCCGCCGACGCCCTGCGCCACCTGGCCGCCCTCGCCTCCGGCGTCAGCCGTCGCGCCGCCCTGCAGCGCACCCTGCTGCCGGTGATGCTCGGCTGGTTCGCCGACTCCGCCGACCCCGACGCCGGGCTGCTGAACTTCCGCAAGGTCTCCGACAGCCTCGGCTCCACCCCCTGGTACCTGCGGCTGCTCCGGGACGAGGGCGCCACCGCCGAGAACCTCGCCCGGATCCTCTCCTCCGGCCGGCTCGCCCCCGACCTGCTGCTGCGCGCCCCCGAGGCGGTGGCCCTGCTCGGCGACAGCGACGGCCTCCAGCCGCGCACCCACGCCGCCCTCGACCGGGAGATACAGTCCGCCGTGGGCCGCGCGGCCGGGGCCCCGTCGGCGGTGGCCGTGGCCCGCTCGGTCCGCCGCCGGGAGCTGTTCCGCACCGCCGCCGCCGACGTCCTCGGACGCCTCCAGGACGGCCCCGAGGCCGCCGCCGACGCCCTCACCGGCCTCAACACCGCCACTCTCGCCGGGGCGCTGAGCGCCTGCACCGCCGCCACCGAGCGGGCCGCGGGCGAGCCCCTGCCGACCCGCCTGGCCGTCATCGGCATGGGCCGTTTCGGCGGCGGCGAACTGGGCTACGGCAGCGACGCCGACGTCATGTTCGTCCACGACCCGCTGCCCGGCGCCGACGAGACCAAGGCCGGCAACGCCGCCCGGCACGTCTTCGAGGAGGTCCGCAGGCTGCTCCAGCTGCCCTCCACCGAGCCCCCGCTGCTGATCGACGCCGACCTGCGCCCGGAGGGGCGGCAGGGCCCGCTGGTGCGCAGCCTGGCGTCCTACGCCGCGTACTACCGGCGCTGGTCCAAGCCCTGGGAGAGCCAGGCGCTGCTGCGCGCCCGGCCGGTCGCCGGGGACGCCGCGCTCGGGCAGGCGTTCGTGGACCTGATCGACCCGCTGCGCTACCCCGCCGACGGCCTGGACGAGGCCGAGCTGCGCGAGATACGGCGGCTCAAGGCCAGGGTCGAGACCGAGCGGATGCCGCGCGGCGCCGACCCCACCACCCACACCAAGCTCGGCCCGGGCGGCCTCGCCGACGTGGAGTGGACCGTCCAGCTGCTCCAGCTCCGGCACGGCCACCGGATCGAGGGGCTGCGCACCACCCGGACCAGGGCGGCGCTGGCGGCAGCCGTCGCCCACGGGCTGATCGACCCGGACGCCGCCGCCGACCTGGACGCCTCCTGGCTCCAGGCCGGGCGGGTGCGCAACGCGGTGATGCTGGTCCGGGGACGCGCGGGCGACAGCTTCCCCGGCGACTCCCGGGAGCTGGCGGGCGTGGCCCGCTACCTCGGCTACGGCACCGGCCACGCGGGGCAGATGGTCGACGACTACCGCCGCTGCGCGCGCCGCGCCCGGGTGGTGGTGGAAGAGGTGTTCTACGGGTGA
- a CDS encoding MBL fold metallo-hydrolase: MNDPAVGGWREVADRVFQRRYQPFDVTVSVVAGADGLAVVDTRSSLAEARELREDLRRLSPAPVRWVVNTHVHFDHVWGNAEFAAPRQEPPAQFWAHAAAVAAMTRAVQGRDPEASAFKVRLAAKSPRWAANMAELEEVVPDHAVGGGGRADRHTLELGDRAVHLLHLGRGHTDGDLVLHIPDADALLAGDLVEQSGPPAFGPDSYPLDWAPTLDALIATAVGPDTVVVPGHGEAVGRAFVRAQRDAIRSVAERCAVLHAAGVPVGEARAAGGDWAYQPDQLDNAVERAYAQLDGAID; this comes from the coding sequence ATGAACGATCCTGCGGTGGGCGGCTGGCGCGAGGTCGCCGACCGGGTGTTCCAGCGGCGCTACCAGCCCTTCGACGTCACGGTGAGCGTGGTGGCGGGCGCGGACGGGCTCGCCGTGGTGGACACCAGGAGCAGCCTGGCCGAAGCCCGTGAGCTGCGCGAGGACCTGCGGCGGCTGTCGCCCGCGCCGGTGCGCTGGGTGGTGAACACGCACGTCCACTTCGACCACGTCTGGGGCAACGCGGAGTTCGCCGCGCCCCGGCAGGAGCCGCCCGCGCAGTTCTGGGCGCACGCGGCCGCGGTGGCGGCGATGACCAGGGCGGTACAGGGCCGCGACCCGGAGGCGTCCGCGTTCAAGGTGCGGCTGGCGGCCAAGAGCCCGCGGTGGGCGGCGAACATGGCCGAGCTGGAGGAGGTCGTGCCCGACCACGCCGTGGGCGGCGGCGGCCGGGCGGACCGGCACACGCTGGAGCTGGGCGACCGCGCCGTGCACCTGCTGCACCTGGGGCGCGGGCACACCGACGGCGATCTGGTGCTGCACATCCCGGACGCGGACGCGCTGCTCGCCGGGGATCTGGTGGAGCAGTCCGGCCCGCCCGCGTTCGGACCGGACTCCTACCCGCTGGACTGGGCGCCGACCCTGGACGCGCTGATCGCCACCGCCGTCGGGCCGGACACGGTCGTCGTCCCCGGCCACGGCGAGGCGGTGGGGCGCGCCTTCGTCCGGGCGCAGCGGGACGCGATCCGCTCGGTGGCGGAGCGGTGCGCCGTGCTGCACGCGGCCGGGGTGCCGGTCGGCGAGGCGCGGGCGGCCGGCGGCGACTGGGCGTACCAGCCGGACCAGCTGGACAACGCCGTCGAGCGGGCCTACGCCCAGCTCGACGGCGCGATCGACTGA
- a CDS encoding DUF4157 domain-containing protein gives MRAQDSEKSTALPAQRLSPTRPDTAAAPAAGGLSPQAVLALQRSIGNAAASRLIEQSRHQHGAGCGHPQDSAPVQRATAHDVLRGGGQPLDPATRTDMEARLGADFSDVRLHTGTTAQRSAAEVGARAYTSGNHVVIGDGGADKHTLAHELTHVIQQRQGPVAGTDNGNGLRVSDPSDRFERAAEANAAKVMAAPAPGRAAEALSGPVGAQAHGHGHADAAPVQRMPQGDQGGGRFALQDHSELSAEAHIASLPEDSEQEVILKRGVTPTQKKYLQKEVIRGSFVSLPKILQAPDENATKPEADHVHGYLSQHRNDETAKLIEFSADAQIAAKFASEARFGYVLTIRIKRKYLAKGATGSEQGWIAKQGAPYEIVAIERSDSTQPGMVRLTEPELREAAAKEEMAEFLLSVQDPAAMAAHLSRFEGPAKAEEIRKILGYKAAVYAE, from the coding sequence GTGCGCGCGCAAGACTCCGAGAAGTCCACCGCCCTACCAGCACAGCGCTTATCCCCCACCCGCCCCGACACCGCCGCCGCGCCTGCCGCAGGCGGCCTGTCGCCCCAGGCGGTGCTCGCCCTCCAGCGCAGCATCGGCAACGCCGCCGCCTCCCGCCTGATCGAGCAGTCCCGCCACCAGCACGGCGCGGGCTGCGGCCACCCGCAGGACTCCGCCCCGGTGCAGCGCGCCACGGCCCACGACGTCCTGCGCGGCGGCGGGCAGCCGCTCGACCCGGCCACCCGCACCGACATGGAGGCCCGGCTCGGCGCGGACTTCTCCGACGTCCGGCTGCACACCGGCACCACCGCGCAGCGCTCCGCCGCCGAGGTCGGCGCCCGCGCGTACACCTCCGGCAACCACGTCGTCATCGGCGACGGCGGAGCCGACAAGCACACCCTCGCCCACGAACTCACCCACGTCATCCAGCAGCGCCAGGGCCCGGTGGCGGGCACCGACAACGGCAACGGCCTGCGCGTGTCGGACCCCTCGGACCGGTTCGAGCGGGCAGCGGAGGCCAACGCGGCCAAGGTCATGGCGGCGCCGGCGCCCGGGCGCGCGGCCGAGGCGCTGTCCGGGCCGGTGGGCGCCCAGGCCCACGGCCACGGCCACGCCGACGCGGCACCGGTGCAGCGGATGCCGCAGGGCGACCAGGGCGGGGGGCGGTTCGCGCTGCAGGACCACTCCGAGCTCAGCGCCGAGGCCCACATCGCGTCCCTGCCCGAGGACAGCGAACAGGAGGTCATCCTGAAGCGCGGGGTGACGCCCACGCAGAAGAAGTACCTCCAGAAGGAGGTCATCCGCGGTTCCTTCGTCAGCCTCCCGAAGATCCTCCAGGCGCCCGACGAGAACGCCACCAAGCCCGAGGCCGATCACGTCCACGGATATCTGAGCCAGCACCGCAACGACGAGACCGCCAAGCTGATCGAGTTCTCCGCGGACGCCCAGATCGCCGCCAAGTTCGCCTCGGAGGCCCGGTTCGGGTACGTGCTCACCATCCGGATCAAGCGGAAGTACCTGGCGAAGGGCGCCACCGGCTCCGAGCAGGGCTGGATCGCCAAGCAGGGCGCGCCCTACGAGATCGTCGCCATCGAGCGCAGCGACTCGACGCAGCCGGGGATGGTCCGGCTGACCGAGCCGGAGTTGCGCGAAGCGGCCGCGAAGGAGGAGATGGCCGAGTTCCTGCTCAGCGTCCAGGACCCGGCCGCCATGGCGGCCCACCTCAGCCGTTTCGAGGGCCCGGCGAAGGCCGAGGAGATCAGGAAGATCCTCGGCTACAAGGCCGCGGTGTACGCCGAATAG
- a CDS encoding NADPH:quinone reductase: protein MKAIVYTQSGGSDVLELRERPVPEPGPGEVRVAVRLSGVNPTDWKSRSAGRAEPEQVPNQDGSGVVDAVGAGVDPARVGQRVWLWEAAYQRADGTAQEYLTLPEQQAVPLPEHASFELGAGLGIPAMTAHRALTLGADGPQRLAPGALAGRTVLVAGGAGAVGNAAIQLARWAGATVLTTVSSPEKAELAEAAGAHHVIDYRAQDAVAAVRAAAPAGVDLVVEVATAGNAALDVAVLADGGTVAFYADTNGSEVTLPVRELMTRNLRWQGVLIYTVPVEAKLHAVAAIQDAVAQGALRGGAEAGLPWHHYPLARTAEAHDAVQGSVVGKVLIDVG from the coding sequence ATGAAGGCAATTGTGTACACGCAGAGCGGCGGGTCCGACGTCCTGGAGCTCCGGGAGCGCCCCGTACCCGAGCCCGGCCCCGGCGAGGTGCGGGTCGCGGTCCGCCTGTCCGGCGTCAACCCGACCGACTGGAAGAGCCGCAGCGCCGGCCGGGCCGAGCCGGAGCAGGTCCCCAACCAGGACGGCTCCGGCGTGGTCGACGCCGTCGGCGCGGGCGTGGACCCGGCCCGCGTCGGCCAGCGGGTGTGGCTGTGGGAGGCCGCCTACCAGCGCGCGGACGGCACCGCGCAGGAGTACCTGACCCTGCCGGAGCAGCAGGCCGTGCCGCTGCCCGAGCACGCCTCCTTCGAGCTGGGCGCCGGCCTCGGCATCCCCGCCATGACCGCCCACCGGGCGCTGACCCTGGGCGCCGACGGCCCGCAGCGGCTGGCCCCCGGCGCCCTGGCCGGGCGGACGGTCCTGGTCGCGGGCGGCGCCGGCGCGGTCGGCAACGCCGCCATCCAGCTGGCCCGCTGGGCCGGGGCCACCGTGCTCACCACGGTCAGCAGCCCGGAGAAGGCCGAGCTGGCCGAGGCGGCCGGGGCGCACCACGTCATCGACTACCGCGCCCAGGACGCCGTCGCCGCCGTCCGCGCCGCCGCCCCCGCCGGGGTGGACCTGGTGGTGGAGGTCGCCACGGCCGGCAACGCCGCCCTCGATGTGGCGGTGCTCGCCGACGGCGGCACGGTCGCCTTCTACGCGGACACCAACGGCTCGGAGGTGACCCTTCCGGTCCGCGAGCTGATGACGCGCAACCTGCGCTGGCAGGGCGTGCTGATCTACACCGTCCCGGTCGAGGCCAAGCTGCACGCCGTCGCCGCGATCCAGGACGCCGTCGCCCAGGGCGCGCTGCGCGGGGGAGCGGAGGCCGGGCTGCCCTGGCACCACTACCCGTTGGCGCGCACCGCCGAGGCCCACGACGCCGTGCAGGGCTCCGTAGTCGGCAAGGTGCTCATCGACGTCGGCTGA
- a CDS encoding acetate uptake transporter yields the protein MSTVQQQSPRTPAPAPAASTIADPAPLGLAGFAMTTLVLSTFNAGFLDKSASAVVLPLALFYGGLVQLLAGMWEFRRGNTFGATAFASFGAFWLAYYALVKDALPSMAASSAANTGNAVGLFLLVWAVFTLYMTVAALRVSLAVLGVFVTLTITFVVLAIGSFAANENITKAGGWLGLLTGLIAWYTSFAGVTASTFGRPILPTWPAE from the coding sequence ATGTCCACCGTTCAGCAGCAGTCGCCACGCACTCCCGCACCGGCTCCGGCCGCCTCGACGATCGCCGACCCCGCCCCGCTCGGGCTGGCCGGTTTCGCCATGACCACCCTGGTCCTCAGCACCTTCAACGCGGGCTTCCTCGACAAGTCCGCCAGCGCCGTGGTGCTGCCGCTCGCCTTGTTCTACGGCGGCCTGGTGCAGCTCCTCGCCGGGATGTGGGAGTTCCGCAGGGGCAACACCTTCGGGGCCACCGCTTTCGCCTCCTTCGGGGCGTTCTGGCTGGCCTACTACGCACTGGTCAAGGACGCCCTGCCGAGCATGGCCGCCTCCAGCGCGGCCAACACCGGCAATGCGGTCGGCCTGTTCCTGCTCGTCTGGGCCGTCTTCACGCTGTACATGACGGTCGCGGCGCTGCGGGTGAGCCTGGCGGTGCTCGGCGTCTTCGTCACCCTGACCATCACCTTCGTGGTGCTGGCCATCGGGTCGTTCGCGGCCAACGAGAACATCACCAAGGCCGGCGGCTGGCTCGGCCTGCTGACCGGTCTGATCGCCTGGTACACCTCCTTCGCCGGTGTGACGGCGTCCACCTTCGGCAGGCCCATCCTGCCCACCTGGCCCGCCGAGTAG
- a CDS encoding glutamine synthetase family protein, translated as MGKQQEFVLRTLEERDIRFVRLWFTDVLGFLKSVAVAPAELDQAFEEGIGFDGSAIEGFARVYESDMLAQPDPSTFQILPWRSESPGTARMFCDILMPDGSPSYADPRYVLKRTLEKCSNLGFTFYTHPEIEFFLLNDLPTDGTVPTPADHSGYFDHTPRGVGHDFRRQAITMLESMGISVEFSHHEGAPGQQEIDLRYADALSTADNIMTFRTVMKEVALEQGVHASFMPKPFSQYPGSGMHTHLSLFEGDRNAFHEAGAEYQLSKVGRSFIAGLLRHAAETAAITNQWVNSYKRIWGGSQRSAGAGGEAPSYICWGHNNRSALVRVPMYKPSKQGSTRVEIRSLDTGCNPYLAYSVILAAGLKGIAEGYELPPGADDDVWALSSMERRAMGIQPLPQNLGEAIDLMQHSELVQETLGEHVFDFFLRNKRQEWEEYRSEVTAFELRKNLPVL; from the coding sequence ATGGGCAAGCAGCAGGAGTTTGTTCTCCGCACACTCGAAGAGCGCGACATCCGGTTCGTCCGACTGTGGTTCACGGACGTCCTCGGCTTTCTGAAGTCCGTAGCGGTCGCACCGGCAGAGCTGGACCAGGCATTCGAGGAGGGCATCGGCTTCGACGGCTCCGCCATCGAGGGGTTCGCCCGGGTGTACGAGTCGGACATGCTGGCGCAGCCCGACCCGTCCACCTTCCAGATACTGCCCTGGCGCTCCGAGTCCCCCGGCACCGCCCGGATGTTCTGCGACATCCTCATGCCGGACGGCTCGCCCTCCTACGCCGACCCGCGCTACGTCCTCAAGCGCACCCTGGAGAAGTGCTCCAACCTCGGGTTCACCTTCTACACCCACCCCGAGATCGAGTTCTTCCTCCTCAACGACCTGCCCACGGACGGCACCGTCCCGACCCCGGCCGACCACTCCGGCTACTTCGACCACACCCCGCGCGGCGTCGGCCACGACTTCCGCCGCCAGGCCATCACCATGCTGGAGTCGATGGGCATCTCGGTGGAGTTCAGCCACCACGAGGGCGCCCCCGGCCAGCAGGAGATCGACCTGCGCTACGCCGACGCGCTCTCCACCGCCGACAACATCATGACCTTCCGCACGGTCATGAAGGAGGTCGCGCTGGAGCAGGGCGTGCACGCCAGCTTCATGCCCAAGCCCTTCTCGCAGTACCCCGGCTCGGGCATGCACACCCACCTGTCGCTGTTCGAGGGCGACCGCAACGCCTTCCACGAGGCCGGCGCCGAGTACCAGCTGTCCAAGGTCGGCCGCTCCTTCATCGCCGGACTGCTGCGCCACGCCGCCGAGACGGCCGCCATCACCAACCAGTGGGTCAACTCCTACAAGCGCATCTGGGGCGGCTCGCAGCGCTCCGCCGGCGCCGGCGGCGAGGCCCCCTCGTACATCTGCTGGGGCCACAACAACCGCTCCGCGCTGGTCCGGGTGCCCATGTACAAGCCCAGCAAGCAGGGCTCGACCCGGGTCGAGATCCGCTCCCTGGACACCGGCTGCAACCCGTACCTGGCGTACTCGGTGATCCTCGCCGCCGGCCTCAAGGGCATCGCCGAGGGCTACGAGCTGCCCCCCGGCGCCGACGACGACGTCTGGGCGCTCAGCAGCATGGAGCGCCGCGCCATGGGCATCCAGCCCCTGCCGCAGAACCTCGGCGAGGCCATCGACCTCATGCAGCACAGCGAACTCGTCCAGGAGACCCTCGGCGAGCACGTCTTCGACTTCTTCCTGCGCAACAAGCGCCAGGAGTGGGAGGAGTACCGCTCCGAGGTCACCGCCTTCGAGCTCCGCAAGAACCTCCCGGTGCTGTAG